In Citrus sinensis cultivar Valencia sweet orange chromosome 3, DVS_A1.0, whole genome shotgun sequence, the sequence GTGTAACACCtgttgtttttgttatattatgattattatataTCTATTTCatagaatataatattttgggttaatgtattcaagattattttattttatttcttttaaatctcaaatcacttaatttttatttatttattaaataccttatttaaaaaggaaataaattccTTAATGGGTAAGGGTTTTAAAAAGGCTTGGCCTATACAAATCTcctctatattattttatttttcaaaacccTAGAGgctaataaagaaaaaaatacaacaaccAACATAAGaggaaatttatgtttttgaaTAAGAAGAGGGGAAGATTTTGATTGTGTTCCTATTTTCCATTAAAGGAGTTATTGAGCTTGGATTTTGTCTTGAAAGTAGGAAAGAATTTATAAGCCTTTGAACTTCTGATTTTCATTGTGATTTTATGTGAttgattaaatgattttgtatGTGCtgtattaataaaattgtgaaaagTATGatcatgtatatatttatgtgCTATTGAGTGGAAGTAGTGTTATTATGTTGTCCTAGAAATTGTGAACAATATTGAACATCATACGATGATTGTTTTCATTGAGTCTCAtacataaaacttattaaactAGACATCTTTATCTTTCGATTCATATGTTTATTGTCCAAAATTTCAttgtatattaattgttttgattttccAAGTTGGAACACTAGTGCtggaaaatttatattttcaacgGTAATTCTCActtctataatttatttcataaaccAAGCGACTTCTAAAAATTctagaaatttttattactgTACACATGTATGTCtagtttttgtgtttttaattttgtaatttttggttttatataaaaatcattaatttttggaaACTGTTCTCTAGAATTGTGAGGGCTGATATTTAGCTCAGTTTGGGCTAGTTTTTCATTAGTAAATgtcttgtaaaatttaaatctgATTCCTTATTGTTTTCTAAACTGGAATCACCATTTTTGGACATGTGTAACTAAagttatgaatttttgaaacaacaatccTCTATTTATATCATTACTGGACAATTTTGATGTTTTTGTGGGAAATCAGTTTTCGGAGATGATTGTAAACTCTAattaatcttattaattttttattgaatgcCACATGTTCACAATAGCTTTcgtgatatttataattttccgACATATTTATAACTTGATAGGAATCAACTCCTGTATGATAGTCTAGTATAGTTAGTGAATTGATGTGCTTAAGTAAGAGTATAAGGtttaaggatattttaggTTTTCCTATCTAGGTCAGAATTGAATAAGATATTGATAAGAATCTTGTCCTGATAATTATAGGCCGAGAGTGAGCTCGTGTGATTGGGGTTATTATTGATTGCTTTGGATCGACATAAGAATCTTACACGatcatttattgaaaatgattatcACGTTATAACTTAACTGATTCGGGTTTTACTAAGCACAtatgattataaaatgattactGTTTCCTGACTTATGGTACTtcataataatgattatatacttttttttgtattaataaCCTTATGCATGAGTTTGCTTACCGAGTTAACGGCTCATCCCTCATCTCCATCATTTTGCAGAGTGATTTTAGAGATGTGGGCTTTTGGTCTAGCAGAGAGGATTTGTTAGCTGAAAAACTTTAGCATTTTCTAGATGAATTAATTGTAGCTACTTTAATTATTGCTTAGAGctagtttttattttggaggATTGTTgagttatttattattgtggaTAATATGCTTCCTCTATGACAACATTGACTTTATTTAGGATTTGTTATAAGATTAATGTTATGAGGTTTCATTCCAAATTCCTCTTGActttttaaggttaatttaGGGTGTTACACCAAGGGTGTTGTAACCGCtggtttaaaatttaaatgattgGTTTGACATGTGCCACCTCACCTGCATTTAAAAACAACGCGACTTTTCTGTTGAACAAATACCAATAAGCTAGAAAAGCAAAAAGCAAATACTAACAGCCTCTTGTTGTAGTGTTGAGCAACTAAAAAGGCAGCCTAGTTGAAAGGAGATATATTAAATTTCTAGTCTTGATTCGTTTCACTCTTAACACTAAAAACTGGAGGACTGGAGTTTGGAGGTGAAAAGCTTTCTAACCAGGCACCTATGAGCAGAAATGCGCTCCCCTCATCCAAAAGCAACCCATCATGGAAACTTGTTCCCTTGACCAGTTCTTTCTGAGTGCAGGAGTCTTTAGAGGAAAAGCTTGAGGTTGTAAAGTCCTATGCGTTAAGAAAGGAAGCAGCTCATAATCATCCTCAATCAATTACAAATCTAAGTGTTGACGTATCTGTGTAGTTGCTGCCCAATTCGACCAGAATCTTGCATCAACAATTatcattactttttaattaaaaaaaacaaatctgaGTTAAGTTGCCCTGAATTAGATTAGTTTTTTTAACTAAGCCCTCTAATCAAATTTGTTGGGTCTGCCACAACTTGACACCATCTATGATACTATTTCTACCCCCTCCTCTctcatagaaataaaaatttcactgtttattctaaaattaggtgtaacaaataataaaattcactCTCTAAAATTATAAGCCAAGATTAAAAAGTGATCAATTCACACTTTTTATTCTCCTCTAGAAAGTAAACAATACATAAGTGTATGGATTGCAAGACTTTGATTTTcagaaaccaaagaaaaaaaatattagtaattttagggTCCctgtcaaaaaaatattagattagatacgTATGGGTCCACGCGGTTTTGAATCAAATCAACCTCTGCAGGCTTCTGACGCACTGCtttctattttctcttttctttcattccaTCCCATTTGATCCTATACTCCTTTTCTTGCCCTCAATCCTTTACCATGGCTGTTGGAGAGCTCTTACTCTCAGCTTTCTTTCAGGTGATTTTTGACAGACTGGCCCCCCATGGTGAATTACTCAACTTTGTTCGTCAACTTGGAGGCGGGGTTGATTCGGAGCTCAAGAAGTGGGAAAACACTTTGACGATGATTAAGGCGGTTCTCAGCGATGCAGAGGAGAAGCAACTGACGGACCAGGCTGTGAAGATTTGGCTGGACAGTCTTCGGGACTTGGCTTATGATGTTGAGGACATTCTTGATGTGTTTGCCACCAGAGCTTTGGAGCACAAGTTGATAGCAGAACATGATCATGAGGCCAGCACTAGCAAAGTACAGAGGCTCCTCCCTGTAGCTTTTTTCCGTTGTTTCAATCGGTATACTGTTAAGTTCAATCACAGTATGCGTTCCAGCGTAAAAGACATTACTGGCCGCTTGGAAGAACTATGTAAACAAAGAATTGAACTTGGATTGCAGTTGACTCCTGGAGGGGCATCGTCAAATACAGCTGCACAGCGAAGGCCACCCAGTTCAAGTGTTCCAACAGAACGTACTGTCTTTGGGAGACACCAAGATAAGGCCAAAATACTTGAAATGGTATCGGCCAATTCCCCGAGTGGTCATGCCAATATTGCTGTAATACCCATCGTCGGCATGGGTGGGATTGGAAAAACAACCCTTGCTCGGGAGGTCTACAATGATAAGGAGGTGGAAACTTTCAAGTTCGACATTAAAGCATGGGTTTGCGTTTCTGAGGACTTTGATGTCTTGAGCATTTCAAGGGCAATTCTCGAGTCAATCACCTACTCGAGTTGTGATCTCAAGGCTTTAAATGAAGTGCAGGTTCAGTTGAAAAAAGCAGTCGATggtaaaaaaatctttttggtCTTAGATGATGTTTGGAACGAGGACTACGGCTTGTGGGAAGACCTGAAAGCTCCACTCATGGGTGCTGCACCAAACAGTAAAATAGTTGTCACCACTCGCCATTCACATGTTGCATCAACAATGGAACCAACTCAACAATATAATCTACGGTGCCTGTCAGATGAAGATTGCTGGTCCCTGTTCATGATGCACGCGTTTGTGAGTAGAGATCTTACTGCACAACAAATTTCAGATTTATTCCGTGACAAAGTAGTTGGAAAGTGCAGAGGCTTGCCCCTAGCCGCAAAGGCTCTTGGTGGACTTTTACGTTCTAAGAGACATGATGCTTGGGACGAAATATTGAACAACAAAATCTTGGATCTACCTCGACAAAAGTGGCATTCTCGCAGTGTTAAATTTGAGTTATCACTATCTTCCTTCTCACCTGAAGAGATGTTTTTCTTATTGTGGTATTTTCCCCAAAGGTTATAAATTTGAGGAGAAGGAACTTGTTTTCTTATGGATGGCTGAAGGCATCATTCAACAATCAAGAAACAACAAGAACCAACCGGAAGTTCTGGGTCGCAAGTATTTTCTTGATCTAGTGTCGAGGTCGATACTCCAACCGTCAAGCAGTAATAACTCTAAATTTGTCATGCACGACCTTGTTCATGATTTGGCACAATTGGTTTCTGgacaaacaaattttagatGGGAAGAGGCCAACAAGtcaatgtcatgacccaactcagacctggcaagatattgtccgttTTGGACCTTAACAAGACCTGCACGGATTtattcttggggcgcccatacaccccaaaacgcgtcttgccaattaaggtgtggatcaccctttataaacccagcatctctcccgtgctttgtcgatgtgggattcgcctagggtgttacatacaccccccttggggactcagcgtcctcgctgaggtttgccccactatcgctcaagaggacacgcggagccgctctaataccacaatgtcatgacctaacccagacctggcaagatattgtccgccgcacggatttgttcttggggcgcccatacaccccaaaacgcgtcttgccaattaaggtgtggatcaccccttataaaccaaGCATCTCTCCCGTACTTTGctgatgtgggattcgcctagggtgttacagtCAATCTCCTCTGTACAGAAGTCTcgtcatttttcttataactGTAGTGTGAATGATGGCAACAACATGCTTGACGTAGTGCATGAAGTTCAGCATCTCAGGACATTTCTGCCGGTGTCAGTTTCAAGTTCTGGTCGGTATGACATGAATGATTTGGTAGtttctaatttattatctAAGTGTGGGAAACTGAGGGTGTTATCTTTAAGCAGATCTTATATCACCGAGTTGCCTAAAGGATCGATGAGTGGTTGGAAACATTTGAGGTATCTCAACCTTTCTGACACACGGATTAGAAATTTGCCCAAGCCAACGTGCTCTCTGATTAACTTGCAAGTTTTGTTGTTAAgagattgttattatttacTGAAGTTACCAtccaaattgagaaatttgatcaatttgcGCCATCTTGATATAATGGGtgcatatttaataaaagagatTCCATTTGGAATGAAGGAGTTGAAGAATCTTCAGGCACTATCTAATTTTATTGTGGGCACAGATACCAAATCATCTGGCTTGAAAGATCTGAAGAGTTTAGCATTTGTTGGTGGAGAACTTTCTATTTCAGGATTAGAGAATGTGATTGACCCATGGGAGGCAAGCGAAGCGATGTTATGCGAGAAGCAGTATCTAGAAGCATTGTCATTGCAATGGAGGTCTCAATTGCAGTGGGGGTCTCAATTTGACGACTCACGAAATGAGAGCAGAGAAGAACTTGTACTTGGCAAGCTAAAACCTTGTACAAGTATCAAGAAACTCACAATCAAGGGCTACGGTGGCAAAAAAATTCCGTCTTGGATTGCAGATCCATCTTTCTCCAAGATGGAGGTCCTTGGATTAGAAAATTGTGAAAATTGCACATCTTTGCCATCGTTTGGGTTGTTGAGTTCACTTAAACATCTTACTGTTAAAGGTTTGAGGAAACTCAAAAGCATGGGTTATGGAGAGCATTGCTCGAATCCTTTTCAATCACTGGAGACTCTTTGGTTTGAGGATTTGCCGGAATGGGAGTATTGGGACACCAAATTCGAAGAAAATGGCGTTGCAGGATTTTCTAGCCTCCGTGaactttcaattttgaattgtaGCAAATTCTCTGGAATATTGCCGTTATGCAAGAATTCACAACTGGAAAGCTTGTGCATCCGTTATTGTGATTCTCTAACATTCATTGCAAGACGGAAGCTACCTTCATCTCTTAAATGGCTTGAGATAGAGAATTGTGAGAAGCTTGAATCCCTTCCCAATGACATGCACGAACTCAACTATCTTCAACATTTATGTATAAATAGATGTCCAAGTATTGTAAGGTTTCCAGAAGAAGGTTTTCCCACCAACCTAGTGGAACTAGAAATTAGAAGAGTTGATGTGAAAATGTACAAGGCAATTATCCATTGGGGGTTGCACAGGCTTACCTCTCTTAGACGCCTCTGGATTGAAGgatgtgatgatgatgaagcaGAGTGTTTTCCAGACGAGGAGATGGGAATGATGTTGCCCACCTCTCTATCTTATTTGAACATTATAGGATTCCGAAACTTGAAAATGCTATCTTCAAAGGGTTTTCAAAGCCTTACCTCTCTTGAATTTCTGTGGATCGATGATTGCCCAAATCTGACATCATTTCCAGAGGCGGGCCTCCCATCCTCAATTTTGTGGTTAAACATATGGAGCTGTCCAAAGCTAGAAAAAGTGTGCAAATGGCATACAAAAGAGGGTTCCAAGATTGCCAACATCCCTCGTGTTTGCAGAGATGGCCAATTCGTATGATGAAACATAAACTCAGAGAATTCATAGCTCAGATTCACTCCATCTCTTACTGTGGTCAATAACAAACAAGGTCAGTTGATTTCATTAATCCACTGCCCTAGCTAGATTGAAAATGTTTCACttcgatttttattttcacatttcagAATCCTGGTTGCAGGTTGATACAATTCATTTTATCCAATTTGTACAATGGTAGTTTGTATAAAGGTAATTAGTACCTTCCTCTTCTTTACTATGATAATATCACGGAGAGATTAAAGTAGATTACCGAAACTGAAAATACTTGTCTTCAATCGTATTTTCAAAGCTTTACCTCTCTTGAATGTGGTTTCATGATTGTCTAAATCTGGCAAAAAGCATGACAGATCAAATAGTCCCttgttttattactaattCTTTAGTCAATTCATGTGAATCTTAgtttttcactcttttttgGAAAAcgtgaattgaaaatttagttCATTAGACTTCTTTGTTGCAAATAAGACAAACAATGGACGATTTGGTCTGTTCATGtattttgtcaaattatttttctcaaagtaACAACATTgtgtttaatatatatgttatcgctctaaaaattaatgttgttGAAATGAAGGACATAAAGACATAAAGACACCATCAAACTGGACTTAGAAGCCAATTAGATCAGTCATACATTCCACCAACTGTGAGTGTCACGATGGTGGATAGCAGAGGAAACAGAGGATGTTGGAACTTCCCCTGTATGGCTGAGGGGAGCTCTAATTACAAATAGGATTTCGAAACTTCGGTTGGTGAGTGGTAATTAAAGAATCGCGTGTCAATTCAGTATTTTCTGTTTTGGATAAAGTTGATACCATGTTTTCCAAATCTATGTTTTCTTTCAGATGATCAAGTCATTCTGGTATTGAAGCAGAGTGACAATTGGCTGGAGATGCAGAGGCATAATAAGTTGGAGTTTTAGTCCCATTCTTAATATGCATAATCTTGGAATTAAAGGGGCCAAGGCAATGGTGGTAAGATGTATTCTCATTCTTTGTTGCATCTCTGTTGTCTTCTTCCTTCAGAAGTACATCCAGTTAACTGTTTTTTTCAGTATGAATTCCAAGAATGGAGTGGTGAAATCAATGCTGTCTTGGAttggaagaaaatatatttccAGTAGGTCCCGTAACCAAAGATAGCTAGGATTTTAAACAACAGAACAGACTTAATCGAACATCAAGCTGAAAAATGAGACCGACACGATCAccaattttattaacattgaaattttttatccaaataaGGGTAATAATTCACCTGTACGCATTCCTTTTATTACTGACTCTTGCATGTTTCTGCATTTGATTAAACCGAGAGAAATTGCTTTCAGACTGAAGAACAATAGCCGTACCTCCTAGCCAATGTCTACTGTGTGGATCTGCGGAAGGAGTTAAAGAGGATCTCCATCTTAGAGCATTTCTGGTATAAGAAAAACCTCGTTAGAATGCGTGCATGATCTACCTTGCCTTTACTACTTTGcttttcatttgaattttggaTGCCTTCACATAGATTGATTCTTCCGTTATTATGATTAGTCCTCTGCCTTTTAGTTGGAAAGGCCACtgacattttattttcacttatCAGATATTAAGACAAGCATTTTGATTTATCGAAGTCGTGTCAACAAGATCGTTGCTGTTGCTTGTTGAGTAAGTAATACTGATTAAGCATTTAAGCTGATCAAGCCACGGcgatttaatttattccaaCCTCCAGTTCTGATTttacatgtatttatttatttatttattattatcattttttcagGTTGCTTCTTGGGTCAAAGTTAGTTCATTGTTAATTCAGCATCTGAATGAAGATGCGAATTTGAGTAAATCACATCAAAGTGTTTTGATTTTCAGTTCGGAACCATGTAAATCTTTGTCTTTGCTCATTAATCATTACGCATCTCACTTGTGTTTGCTGAGGctgatttcttttttactgTTTAATTCTTGCTAAAAGTGCAGTTTAATCTCTAGAATCGGAATCAAATCTGTTAATTGTGAACCTGAATTAGGAATTTATGAAGGAGACGACTTTGTCGTTTCTGGAATGGAATAAGAAACGACAAAGCGATCAAACAGATAATGCTGCCCATATGACAACGAGACTCTATCATACGAAGAGTTTAAGTAATGCACGTGACTTGCATGAGCATCAACGGAATCAAGCTTTAGTTAAACGGCAGCTGCTAATGCCGTTTCAAACTAAAGAGTTGTTACCAACGGTTAGACTTGGTGGGAACTCTCTGGGTTTGTTTCAACAAACCTAGAATAAGAGCTGGTGTGCAACACACCTATCTGGATCTCCTCAGAGTTGTATATAAAGCCTTCAAGGCCAAACTTAGTTGAATAATGTTCCTTCTATCAATCTCTCTAAGTCTTGTAATCTGTTAAGCATAAAAGAAAAGCTATGGCTTCTGTTTCTCAAGAGGATGTAGGTTGTCCAGTCGAACCTCTATAATTATCTATGTGTCCAGTTCACTTATATTCTTTTAATCTCTATCTCTGGTTAAATACTCTTGTTCTATTTTCTGATTTCTATCTTGGTTTTTCATTCTTGTCGTAATAAGACCAATGTGTGGTGATTTCTTGGGGAAAAGAATTAAGTTTTACCGGTCTTAATTCTAACAAAATCAATTAGTGCAAGACAGGACTTTGAGAATCGGGggaaaaaagtttaattttatgaacGGAAGATTCCATTCATTGGTccaaattaaagtaaataaatggCCTGAATTAtgtagattaaattatttgaaatattgtttaggtaattaaatattttcagaaaTCATGGTTTTGTCATGAGCGGATCGGGACCGTTCACGCACCTTGACTAGTCAACTTCGTGTACAGGAAGACCAACCAATGAGCTAATTATTACAAACACTGtacccaaaaatataaaagaaattagataatgcaaaaaaaaacaaaaatatgaaaaattcacagccatttcaaatttcagatCCTACAACTGATTCTTGTAGATGACGCGTCGTTTTCCAAGAAGACAAAAAGACGTAACGGCGTCTGATCATTTATTAATGTGACGACATACATTGTTTGTTGTCAAAAAGTAAACGACGAGTCATCTACAGTATTATCAGCTGTAATCATAAACCAAATACCAATGAGtgagataaataataatctattcCAAGTTTCTATTCTATTACTAAACTTCTCACAGAATCTATCTTTCCAAGAAAATTCGAGTATCAGTCCAAGAAAACACCGAGTTCGGGCATCTTTTCAAACTTGTTTGCAAGATCAATTTCTCGAtctctaattttgaaaaataaaattttaaagcaaTTACCACGAATGTTATTTCATATGAACGGAAGATTCCATTCTTTAGtccaaattaaaatactaatatgagaattatacaatataatatacaGTGGTTATGACAGCgtcatttaatattctttatttttattcaatgtTGAAATTAATGGCTATTCAGTTTTCATCTGTTGTAGAATATAAAttccattttgtttttaataatggatgtttaatgaataattatttaacaaaatgcTCAATTTCAAGTATGCGCTACCTTAGGGTAGAAGTGGTTcgacaatttaattaaactctaaattatcacaaaattgagatttgattgaggaaaaaatgacaattaaaattacaacatAAACActatttaaagttaaaaaaatgtcGTGATACTTTTACCCAACTTATATCTTTATGCTACATGAGTTTGTTCGTTACATTTATGCTTGCACAAATAGTTTGTGCTTCTGATGTtactctttttcatttaaattaataataaagatacAAATTCTtgtgtacttttttttttatatttacaaagtgattttaaaattattagttaatgATTTTACAAAGGCTTATTTTGTtagatatattaaattttatatttttatccaacACATAATATATTGACAAATGAGAGCATACAACCGAACACGAAGTTTGCTGAAGAATTTCCATCCTTTGCTACTCATTAGGGATGTAGTCAGGATTTTGATTGAGTTGTGAGACATTTAAAATCGAACTTGATGCAGGTGCGTGATTGTGCGTGTGGCAAGCTCTCATTTGGGAAACCGTATTGTGGGTTCCACAACCTCCAAATGCAAGCTTGTCATGTGCATAGTCGTGCTTCTTATGGAATGTGTCTACGTGTACCTGATTAAAactctatttaaaatataatataattctaaaaatttagatagCAATATATAGCATCAAAACTATATTGATAAtagatttatttgttaaaattgttCTCATCAAAGACAATTCGACGAGATCTTATGTGTTGAAAAGAATATACGATAGTTTCATTATCAATAcaatcaaaaatattttccaatATACAAAACTAAGTTATCACTTAATTTGTTcttataatcttttaataataacaaaaatattcatatagtGCAGCACAAAGAGAAAACATGAATACATGATAAAATGTAGGGATTTTGAAACTAGATTAAAGATCAATTGGAAAATTCAATGAATTAACTACGCTTACAACTTAAAAATCAATGATAAAAGAGTAAATAATTGAAGGAAAGTACTTTTGATTTAGGGAAATAGAATGAAATTCAGGCATTGACATAGtgacaaacaaataaagaaagtaTGTTTTTTATTCAAAGCATTCGaaagaaattggaaaaaataaaaagagtaaagtgattttcttttgtcttcaattagtttttaattttatcttcataatATATTGTCTTATATCTACATTTAAGtctcataatattttaatagttgatcaaattatttataattggacATTTAATGTTGGGGCagtatgaatttttttcaattaattagaacactttcataattttataattcagtagggttacttttttttaataataataaagtattattttttttaataaaaattatggtgcaactgtggttcCGTGCCATAGTTGCTTCCAGCTGTTCGATCCCAATAGATCCCACCCATCTAAGTGAATCCAACGACTAGATGCAACTGTGGAACGATACCACAGTTGCATTGTAATCAGACCCTTATTCTTTTAATGACcataaaagaatttcaaaagcCTGGGCCACGGCCCCGGCTAATCTTATCCTGGTTACGTCCGTCCTACTCATGATGAATACGTCCCTCCTACTCATGATGAAGAAGTAAggttctctttttatttactgatataatattttctaatcATATTCGACGGCAATGATTGTgggttcaaattttttttttttgaatactgTTATACAGGACTGTaggtattacaattaatatttataaacagaTTCTACAATTGGGACCTTCATCGTGGCATGTACTCCTCTGAAGCATTacccaaattcttcaaaccctctcaaatattcgagggctGTCCACTCTACTCACCTTTTGTGAGGAATAGACTgactccactcaattatttgataattgaggaaggaTTATAAATAAGCCCCATAAATGCTTTCatggaggctcgaaccctTGCACTCATTATTCTAAGTGCAAGGGCTCTCCCACTGgaccaaaggcccattggtTCATTATTCTAAGGATTGTGggttcaaatttaaatactaataattaagacatgaaatacaagtgtgcaacccaagagggggggtgaattggaattttaaaaattatcctaacaaatccacacaacaagcaatctaatgtcttaacaataattgaaaacaataagttcaataatagCACGATAATTAgagagtaagggagaagagaaacaaacacacgaatttttacgtggttcggcaatctccgcctacgtccacgcctccaagcgatccaagctcgaggatttcactatccaagcctttccaaggcttcaacaattacaattgactttgaggtgtcaataaacctttacaacaaagagattatctcccaatctcttcactcaagtgtctcacacactcaaactcttacaaataaattgaagaaatgaaagatacaatgaaactcactcaatgagtagatattcaaagatgaagaacaatgaatgattcaatgatttgtgttttgcaagttgtaagctcaagatatcacgtgtgctttttgtttttgcttgttggagaaattgaaaatgagttggatttgagttcttatagtttgagctaaaaaactagccgttatgcacattttggtcataACCGGATTACCGGTTATGGACAACCGAAATTCCGCTTAGtgttaccgttacagccacaaatttgaatttctgaacatcCGGATTTCCGCTTTGTCACATCCAGATTTCCGCTTACGCTCAGtagcttactgcccaacaaCCGGATTTCCGTTTGTCAGGATCCG encodes:
- the LOC127898643 gene encoding putative disease resistance RPP13-like protein 1, producing the protein MAVGELLLSAFFQVIFDRLAPHGELLNFVRQLGGGVDSELKKWENTLTMIKAVLSDAEEKQLTDQAVKIWLDSLRDLAYDVEDILDVFATRALEHKLIAEHDHEASTSKVQRLLPVAFFRCFNRYTVKFNHSMRSSVKDITGRLEELCKQRIELGLQLTPGGASSNTAAQRRPPSSSVPTERTVFGRHQDKAKILEMVSANSPSGHANIAVIPIVGMGGIGKTTLAREVYNDKEVETFKFDIKAWVCVSEDFDVLSISRAILESITYSSCDLKALNEVQVQLKKAVDGKKIFLVLDDVWNEDYGLWEDLKAPLMGAAPNSKIVVTTRHSHVASTMEPTQQYNLRCLSDEDCWSLFMMHAFVSRDLTAQQISDLFRDKVVGKCRGLPLAAKALGGLLRSKRHDAWDEILNNKILDLPRQKWHSRSVKFELSLSSFSPEEMFFLLWYFPQRL